In Pseudomonas sp. MM213, a genomic segment contains:
- a CDS encoding NAD(P)/FAD-dependent oxidoreductase has translation MESAGADFDLIVVGGGPAGSSAAIRAAELGLSTAVIEVSGGPRFRPGESLAPGTALLISQLLGSEAFSQLPKATHDTIKFTDDNAQRLNHFGFEQSGIHVHRFELDEALLTAAARAGVRLFRPASARSIDLCDAGLVTVNSTCGQLTSRVVIDSTGSANWLSKKTGIEALCLSNPLEVAYRYSDSVDDDMNPSFHLGSQGWRWTSNIGSGRHVECEMTFEGRRKVHTSRMGFLRADSTWRIADQLASPRFVLTGDAACKLDPAASRGVYRALVSGMAAANAVSVYLGRNSTEALEDYCAMITGWFLGDCQRLNAFYQSASGRDDPIGFASRVATTFGVVI, from the coding sequence ATGGAGAGTGCTGGGGCGGACTTTGATTTGATCGTGGTCGGTGGTGGGCCAGCAGGCTCTTCGGCAGCGATTCGTGCTGCGGAGCTTGGGTTGTCCACGGCGGTGATCGAAGTTTCTGGAGGTCCTCGGTTCCGACCTGGAGAATCCCTTGCGCCAGGTACAGCTCTTCTCATTTCTCAATTGCTCGGAAGTGAAGCTTTTTCTCAGCTTCCGAAAGCAACTCACGACACGATCAAATTTACGGATGACAACGCTCAAAGGCTGAATCATTTCGGTTTTGAACAAAGTGGCATTCATGTGCATCGGTTCGAATTGGACGAGGCGTTGTTGACCGCGGCGGCCAGGGCCGGCGTTCGTCTTTTTCGGCCTGCATCTGCAAGATCAATTGATTTGTGCGATGCAGGTTTAGTCACCGTTAACTCAACATGCGGTCAATTGACATCCCGAGTTGTCATTGACAGTACGGGTTCAGCCAATTGGCTTAGCAAGAAAACGGGTATTGAAGCGCTGTGTTTGAGTAACCCTCTTGAGGTCGCGTACCGCTATAGCGACTCGGTCGATGATGATATGAATCCGTCTTTTCACCTTGGCTCGCAAGGGTGGCGGTGGACATCCAATATTGGATCGGGTCGACACGTCGAGTGCGAGATGACCTTTGAAGGGCGCCGTAAAGTTCATACATCGCGTATGGGCTTCCTCAGGGCCGACAGTACTTGGCGCATTGCCGATCAATTGGCCTCGCCCCGATTTGTACTAACGGGTGATGCGGCTTGCAAGCTCGATCCTGCGGCTTCTCGGGGGGTGTATCGAGCCCTGGTTTCGGGAATGGCTGCCGCGAACGCGGTGAGTGTTTACCTTGGGCGCAACTCAACCGAGGCTCTGGAAGATTACTGCGCAATGATAACGGGGTGGTTCCTGGGCGACTGCCAACGGCTCAATGCGTTCTATCAGAGCGCATCGGGCCGGGACGACCCCATAGGCTTTGCTTCAAGAGTGGCAACTACCTTTGGAGTGGTCATATGA
- a CDS encoding tetratricopeptide repeat protein — MKVMIAIISIFLMPFACADDASLELPVDIKSTISENGYPSAVEKLKTYVESNPKSYYAYSALGKAAALEGDYKQSIDYFERAKTIKETNDVADASIYNSMGWVRFLNGDTAGAIVDINAAIENKSNMDSKVAEAAYNNLGLIYMYRNENDKAKENFDKAVSDYNSGYAKDNLMLMEKLEKSRGQQAVQNNIEGVK, encoded by the coding sequence ATGAAAGTCATGATTGCCATCATCAGTATTTTTTTGATGCCATTTGCTTGTGCTGACGATGCTTCGTTAGAGCTTCCTGTGGATATAAAGTCAACAATTTCCGAGAACGGTTACCCCTCCGCCGTAGAGAAATTGAAAACATACGTGGAATCCAATCCGAAAAGTTATTATGCGTATTCTGCGCTCGGAAAGGCAGCGGCCCTTGAAGGAGACTATAAACAATCAATAGACTATTTTGAGCGAGCCAAAACTATTAAGGAAACTAATGATGTTGCGGATGCGTCAATATATAACTCTATGGGTTGGGTCAGGTTTTTAAATGGTGATACCGCTGGTGCGATTGTCGATATCAATGCCGCGATCGAGAACAAAAGCAATATGGATTCCAAGGTGGCTGAGGCGGCTTATAATAATCTAGGGCTGATCTATATGTATCGCAACGAAAATGACAAGGCTAAGGAGAATTTTGATAAAGCTGTATCCGATTATAATAGCGGATATGCAAAAGATAATTTGATGCTGATGGAAAAGCTGGAAAAAAGTCGAGGGCAGCAGGCCGTCCAAAATAATATTGAAGGGGTGAAGTAA
- a CDS encoding DUF1353 domain-containing protein, producing MRFLILVFLVLTLQACAPISYRETDEGRFEGALDVRWIKNDYFLFVPSKDDPFRFTRSNGEVIRPGPMYTDGGSIPRFLWGVNGYSPWGYAPAYIIHDWLFVAHECGYPGYKDYSFKNTHIVLAEGLKAVMEVSPEIRNYFVFESVVAAVSSPIAKRLWEKGICNEPVAFNLQGIPEQTPPGELLMTIKFK from the coding sequence ATGCGCTTTCTAATTCTTGTGTTTCTTGTTCTCACGCTGCAAGCCTGCGCTCCGATATCGTATCGCGAAACCGATGAGGGAAGGTTTGAAGGCGCCTTGGATGTGCGCTGGATCAAGAATGACTATTTTCTGTTTGTTCCAAGCAAGGATGATCCGTTTCGATTTACACGTTCTAATGGTGAAGTAATTCGCCCTGGCCCCATGTATACCGATGGGGGGTCAATTCCTCGATTTTTATGGGGCGTCAATGGTTATTCCCCTTGGGGGTACGCCCCGGCTTACATAATTCACGATTGGCTTTTCGTGGCTCATGAGTGTGGTTACCCCGGGTACAAGGATTACTCGTTCAAAAATACGCACATCGTCCTGGCAGAGGGTTTGAAGGCGGTGATGGAGGTAAGTCCTGAGATTCGAAATTACTTTGTTTTTGAGTCGGTGGTTGCAGCCGTCAGTTCGCCCATAGCGAAACGGCTCTGGGAGAAGGGTATATGCAACGAACCCGTAGCTTTCAACCTGCAGGGCATTCCTGAACAAACGCCTCCTGGGGAGTTGCTGATGACAATAAAATTCAAATAG
- a CDS encoding peptidase U32 family protein gives MSLPKHHLELLSPARDVSIAREAILHGADAIYIGGPSFGARHNACNEVSEIAGLVEFARRYHARVFTTINTILHDNELEPARKLIHQLYDAGVDALIVQDLGVMELDIPPIELHASTQTDIRTLARAKFLDQAGFSQLVLARELNLQEIRAIADETDAAIEFFIHGALCVAFSGQCNISHAQNGRSANRGDCSQACRLPYTLKDDQGRVVAYEKHLLSMKDNNQSANIRALVEAGVRSFKIEGRYKDMGYVKNITAYYRQRLDDVLEDRPDLARASSGRTAHFFVPDPDKTFHRGSTDYFVTDRKVDIGAFDSPTFTGLPVGVVEKVGKRDLQVVTSEPLSNGDGLNVQIKREVVGFRANIAEPKGEFLEEGEKRYRYRVEPNEMPDGMYKLRPNHPLSRNLDHNWQQALQKTSAERRIGLAWVAQLDEQRLQLTATSEEGVSASVSLDGPFGLANKPEQALDQLRDLLGQLGTTDYHATGIKLEATQAFFIPNSQLKALRREVIEALTAARLLAHPRGGRKAETNPPPVYPESHLSFLANVYNQKARDFYHRHGVKLIDAAFEAHEETGEVPVMITKHCLRFSFNLCPKQAKGVTGVRTKVAPMQLVHGDEVLTLKFDCKPCEMHVIGKIKGHILDLPLPGSVAEPVVGYISPEDLLKTIPRAPH, from the coding sequence ATGTCCTTGCCCAAACATCACCTGGAACTGCTCAGCCCTGCCCGTGACGTGAGCATCGCTCGCGAGGCGATCCTGCATGGTGCCGACGCCATTTATATCGGTGGCCCGAGCTTCGGCGCCCGCCACAATGCCTGTAACGAAGTGAGTGAGATCGCCGGACTGGTGGAGTTCGCCCGGCGCTACCACGCCCGGGTGTTCACGACGATCAACACGATCCTGCATGACAATGAGCTGGAGCCAGCGCGCAAGCTGATCCATCAGCTCTACGATGCCGGCGTTGATGCGTTGATCGTCCAGGACCTTGGCGTGATGGAGCTGGATATTCCGCCGATCGAGCTGCACGCCAGCACCCAGACCGACATCCGCACCCTGGCACGGGCGAAGTTTCTTGACCAGGCGGGCTTCTCCCAACTGGTACTGGCCCGCGAGCTGAATCTGCAAGAGATTCGCGCCATCGCCGACGAGACCGATGCGGCGATCGAATTCTTCATTCACGGCGCGTTGTGTGTGGCGTTCTCCGGCCAGTGCAACATCTCCCACGCACAGAACGGTCGCAGCGCCAACCGTGGCGATTGTTCACAGGCCTGTCGTTTGCCGTACACCCTCAAGGACGACCAGGGCCGCGTCGTCGCTTACGAAAAACACCTGCTGTCGATGAAGGACAACAACCAGAGCGCCAACATCCGTGCGTTGGTGGAAGCCGGTGTTCGCTCATTCAAGATCGAAGGGCGTTACAAGGACATGGGCTACGTGAAGAACATCACGGCCTACTACCGCCAGCGCCTGGACGACGTTCTTGAAGATCGTCCGGACCTGGCCCGTGCGTCCAGTGGCCGCACTGCGCATTTCTTTGTGCCTGACCCGGACAAGACCTTCCACCGTGGCAGCACCGACTACTTTGTCACCGACCGCAAGGTCGACATCGGTGCCTTCGATTCACCGACTTTCACTGGCCTGCCAGTGGGCGTGGTGGAGAAGGTGGGCAAGCGTGACTTGCAGGTGGTGACCTCTGAGCCGCTGTCCAACGGCGACGGTCTCAACGTGCAGATCAAGCGCGAAGTGGTGGGTTTCCGCGCCAACATCGCTGAGCCCAAGGGTGAGTTCCTCGAAGAGGGCGAGAAGCGCTATCGCTACCGTGTCGAGCCCAACGAGATGCCGGACGGGATGTACAAGCTGCGGCCCAACCATCCACTGAGCCGCAACCTGGACCATAACTGGCAGCAAGCCTTGCAGAAGACTTCCGCTGAACGTCGTATCGGTCTGGCCTGGGTCGCACAGCTGGACGAGCAACGCCTGCAACTCACCGCCACCAGCGAGGAGGGCGTCAGTGCCAGCGTGTCCCTAGACGGTCCGTTCGGTCTGGCCAACAAGCCGGAGCAGGCCCTGGACCAACTGCGTGATTTGCTCGGTCAACTGGGCACCACCGACTACCACGCCACCGGCATCAAGCTGGAAGCAACCCAGGCGTTCTTCATCCCCAACTCGCAGCTCAAAGCGCTGCGCCGGGAAGTGATCGAAGCGCTGACCGCGGCCCGTCTGCTGGCCCACCCACGGGGTGGTCGCAAGGCCGAGACAAACCCGCCGCCGGTGTACCCGGAGTCGCACCTGTCGTTCCTGGCCAACGTCTACAACCAAAAGGCTCGCGACTTCTATCACCGTCACGGCGTCAAGCTGATCGATGCAGCCTTCGAGGCCCACGAGGAAACCGGAGAAGTGCCGGTGATGATCACCAAGCACTGCCTGCGCTTCTCCTTCAACCTTTGCCCCAAACAGGCCAAAGGGGTCACCGGCGTTCGCACCAAGGTCGCGCCGATGCAACTGGTGCACGGTGACGAGGTGCTGACATTGAAGTTCGACTGCAAACCTTGCGAAATGCACGTGATCGGCAAGATCAAGGGCCACATCCTTGACCTGCCGCTACCGGGCAGCGTCGCGGAGCCGGTGGTCGGTTACATCAGCCCTGAAGATCTGCTCAAGACGATTCCTCGCGCGCCCCACTGA
- a CDS encoding CopD family copper resistance protein — MVYPVFLTLHLFAALIFIGTVFFEVLFLESIRKQLPDRVMMLVEQGIGRRARTLMPWVLLVLFGAGIGMVWQRYLPALATPLASSFGTLLMVKIVVAVSVLLHFLVAMILFKSGRMNARYLQFIHGSLFCHMVAIVLLAKGMFYLTW, encoded by the coding sequence ATGGTCTATCCCGTTTTTTTGACATTGCACCTGTTCGCCGCGCTGATCTTCATCGGCACGGTGTTCTTCGAGGTCCTGTTTCTGGAAAGCATTCGCAAGCAATTGCCCGACAGGGTGATGATGCTGGTCGAGCAGGGGATCGGTCGTCGAGCCCGGACGCTGATGCCGTGGGTGTTGCTGGTGTTGTTCGGCGCGGGGATCGGCATGGTCTGGCAGCGTTACTTGCCCGCTCTTGCCACGCCGCTGGCGTCCTCGTTCGGCACGCTGCTGATGGTGAAAATCGTCGTTGCCGTGAGCGTGCTCCTGCATTTTCTGGTGGCCATGATTCTGTTCAAAAGCGGGCGCATGAATGCTCGTTACCTGCAATTCATCCACGGCAGTCTGTTCTGCCATATGGTCGCCATCGTCTTGCTGGCCAAGGGCATGTTTTACCTGACGTGGTGA